In Ovis canadensis isolate MfBH-ARS-UI-01 breed Bighorn chromosome 3, ARS-UI_OviCan_v2, whole genome shotgun sequence, one DNA window encodes the following:
- the ABCA2 gene encoding ATP-binding cassette sub-family A member 2 isoform X5: MGFLHQLQLLLWKNVTLKRRSPWVLAFEIFIPLVLFFILLGLRQKKPTISVKEAFYTAAPLTSAGILPVMQSLCPDGQRDEFGFLQYANSTVTQLLERLNRVVEEGNLFDPARPSLGSELEALRQHLEALSASPDPWDSRAARPAVSSFSLDSVARDPRELWRFLTQNLSLPDSAARALLAAQVDLPEVYRLLFGPSPGLDGGSGPPRNQQPLFQMEELLLAPALLEQLTCMPGSRELGRVLTVPRGQQTALQGYRDAVCRGQAAARAHRFSGLAAELRNQLDAAKIAQQLGLDAPSGSAAPQQLPPPPRLQALLEDLLDAQKVLRDVDVLSALALLLPQGACAGRAPGPAASGPGGVANSTGAGAGPSSNSTAEEGAPSAAAPAPSDALQGQCSAFVQLWAGLQPILCGNNRTIEPEALRRGNMSSLGFTSKEQRNLGLLVHLMTSNPKILYAPAGSEADRVILKANETFALVGNVTHYAQVWLNISAEIRSYLEQGRLQQHLRWLQQYVAELRQHPEALSLSPEELPPALRQDNFSLPNGSVLLQQLDTIDNAACGWIQFMSKVSVDIFKGFPDEESIVNYTLNQAYQDNVTVFASVIFQTRKDGSLPPHVHYKIRQNSSFTEKTNEIRRAYWRPGPNTGGRFYFLYGFVWIQDMMERAIIDTFVGHDVVEPGNYVQMFPYPCYTRDDFLFVIEHMMPLCMVISWVYSVAMTIQHIVAEKEHRLKEVMKTMGLNNAVHWVAWFITGCVQLSISVTALTAILKYGQVLAHSHVLIIWLFLAVYAVATIMFCFLVSVLYSKAKLASACGGIIYFLSYVPYMYVAIREEVAHDKITAFEKCIASLMSTTAFGLGSKYFALYEVAGVGIQWHTFSQSPVEGDDFNLLLAVTMLMVDAVVYGVLTWYIEAVHPGMYGLPRPWYFPLQKSYWLGSGRTEAWEWNWPWARAPRLSVMEEDQACAMESRRSEETRGMEEEPTHLPLVVCVDKLTKVYKNDKKLALNKLSLNLYENQVVSFLGHNGAGKTTTMSILTGLFPPTSGSATIYGHDIRTEMDEIRKNLGMCPQHNVLFDRLTVEEHLWFYSRLKSMAQEEIRKEMDKMIEDLELSNKRHSLVQTLSGGMKRKLSVAIAFVGGSRAIILDEPTAGVDPYARRAIWDLILKYKPGRTILLSTHHMDEADLLGDRIAIISHGKLKCCGSPLFLKGAYGDGYRLTLVKRPAEPGGPQEPGLTASPPGPAQLSSCSESQVSQFIRKHVASCLLVSDTSTELSYILPSEAAKKGAFERLFQHLEHSLDALHLSSFGLMDTTLEEVFLKVSEEDQSLENSEADVKESRKDVLPGAADPVSGEGPASNLARCAELAQSQASLQSASSVGSARGDEGAGYTDVYSDYRPLCDNLQDPDNVSLQEAEAETLTRVGQGSRKLEGWWLKVRQFHGLLVKRFHCARRNSKALSSQILLPAFFVCVAMTVALSVPEIGDLPPLVLSPSQYHNYTQPRGNFIPYANEERREYRLRLSPDAGPQQLVGTFRLPSGVGATCVLKSPANGSLGPTLNLSSGESRLLAARFFDSMCLESFTQGLPLSNFVPPPPSPAPSDSPVTLDEDLLPTSGSENWTSAPSLPHLVREPVRCTCSGQGTGFSCPGGVGGHPPQMRVVTGDILTDITGHNVSEYLLFTSDRFRLHRYGAITFGNVQKSIPASFGARAPAMVRRIAVRRAAQVFYNNKGYHSMPTYLNSLNNAILRANLPKSKGNPAAYGITVTNHPMNKTSASLSLDYLLQGTDVVIAIFIIVAMSFVPASFVVFLVAEKSTKAKHLQFVSGCNPVIYWLANYVWDMLNYLVPATCCVLILFVFDLPAYTSPTNFPAVLSLFLLYGWSITPIMYPASFWFEVPSSAYVFLIVINLFIGITATVATFLLQLFEHDKDLKVVNSYLKSCFLIFPNYNLGHGLMEMAYNEYLNEYYAKIGQVDKMKSPFEWDIVTRGLVAMTVEGFVGFLLTIMCQYNFLRQPQRMPVSTKPVEDDVDVASERQRVLRGDADNDMVKIENLTKVYKSRKIGRILAVDRLCLGVRPGECFGLLGVNGAGKTSTFKMLTGDESTTGGEAFVNGHSVLKELLQVQQSLGYCPQFDALFDELTAREHLQLYTRLRGIPWKDEARVVKWALEKLELTKYADKPAGTYSGGNKRKLSTAIALIGYPAFIFLDEPTTGMDPKARRFLWNLILDLIKTGRSVVLTSHSMEECEALCTRLAIMVNGRLRCLGSIQHLKNRFGDGYMITVRTKSSQNVKDVVRFFNRNFPEAILKVFSKMEQVVGVLGVEDYSVSQTTLDNVFVNFAKKQSDNLEQQETEPPSGLQSPLGRLLSLFRPRPPPTELRALVADEPEDLDTEDEGLISFEEERPVAVHQAQLSFNTDTLC, encoded by the exons ATGGGCTTCCTGcaccagctgcagctgctgctctgGAAGAACGTGACGCTGAAGCGCCGGAGCCCG TGGGTCTTGGCCTTCGAGATCTTCATCCCGCTCGTCCTGTTTTTCATCCTGCTGGGGCTTCGGCAGAAGAAGCCCACCATCTCTGTGAAGGAAG CTTTCTACACGGCGGCGCCCCTCACCTCCGCCGGCATCCTGCCGGTCATGCAGTCGCTGTGCCCCGACGGCCAGCGGGACGAGTTCGGCTTCCTTCAGTATGCCAACTCCAC ggtcacacagctgctgGAGCGCCTCAACCGCGTGGTGGAGGAGGGCAACCTGTTTGACCCGGCGAGGCCCAGCCTGGGCTCGGAGCTGGAGGCGCTGCGCCAGCACCTGGAGGCCCTCAGCGCCAGCCCGGACCCCTGGGACAGCCGCGCAGCCCGACCTGCAG TGTCCTCCTTCTCTCTGGACTCGGTGGCCAGGGACCCTCGGGAGCTGTGGCGCTTCCTGACACAGAACCTGTCACTGCCCGATAGCGCGGCCCGGGCTCTGCTGGCTGCCCAGGTGGACCTGCCCGAG GTCTATCGCCTGCTTTTTGGCCCTTCGCCTGGCTTGGACGGGGGTTCAGGGCCGCCCAGGAATCAGCAGCCCCTGTTCCAGATGGAG GAGCTGCTGCTGgctcctgccctcctggagcagcTCACGTGCATGCCAGGCTCCAGGGAGCTGGGCCGGGTCCTCACTGTACCCCGGGGTCAGCAGACAGCGCTGCAGGGATACCGGGATGCGGTCTGCAGAGGGCAGGCTGCGGCACGTGCTCACCGTTTCTCGGGGCTGGCTGCTGAGCTCCGGAACCAACTGGATGCAGCCAAGATTGCCCAGCAG CTGGGCCTGGACGCCCCTAGTGGCTCTGCTGCCCCACAGCAGCTACCACCCCCACCGCGGCTGCAGGCGCTCCTGGAGGACCTGCTGGACGCCCAGAAGGTCCTGCGGGACGTGGATGTCCTCTCAGCCCTTGCCCTGCTGCTGCCTCAGGGCGCCTGCGCAGGCCGGGCTCCTGGGCCCGCAGCCAGCGGCCCTGGTGGGGTGGCCAACAGCACCGGGGCTGGGGCGGGCCCCAGCTCCAACAGCACGGCTGAGGAGGGGGCCCCGTCCGCTGCAGCCCCGGCCCCCTCGGACGCGCTGCAGGGCCAGTGCTCCGCTTTCGTGCAGCTCTGGGCCGGCCTGCAGCCCATCCTGTGTGGCAACAACCG CACCATCGAGCCCGAGGCGCTGCGAAGGGGCAACATGAGCTCCCTGGGCTTCACGAGCAAGGAGCAGCGGAACCTGGGCCTCCTCGTGCACCTCATGACCAGCAACCCCAAGATCCTGTACGCGCCCGCGGGCTCTGAGGCAGACCGTGTCATCCTCAAG GCCAATGAGACCTTCGCCCTTGTTGGCAACGTGACTCACTACGCCCAGGTGTGGCTCAACATCTCAGCGGAGATCCGCAGCTACCTGGAGCAGGGAAGGCTGCAGCAACACCTGCGCTGGCTGCAGCAG tacGTGGCCGAGCTGCGGCAGCACCCGGAGGCCCTGAGCCTGTCGCCCGAGGAGCTGCCACCTGCCCTGCGCCAGGACAACTTCTCACTGCCCAACGGCTCGGTCCTCTTGCAGCAGCTGGACACCATCGACAATGCGGCCTGCGGCTGGATCCAGTTCATGTCCAAG GTGAGTGTGGACATCTTCAAGGGTTTTCCAGATGAGGAGAGCATTGTCAACTACACCCTTAACCAGGCCTACCAGGATAATGTCACCGTATTCGCTA GTGTGATCTTCCAGACCCGCAAGGACGGTTCCTTGCCGCCCCACGTGCACTACAAGATCCGCCAGAATTCAAGCTTCACGGAGAAAACCAACGAGATCCGCCGGGCCTACTGGCGGCCGGGGCCCAACACCGGCGGCCGCTTCTACTTTCTATATGGCTTCGTTTGGATCCAGG ACATGATGGAGCGCGCCATCATCGACACCTTCGTGGGCCACGACGTGGTGGAGCCCGGCAACTACGTGCAGATGTTTCCCTACCCCTGCTACACGCGGGACGA cttTCTGTTTGTCATCGAGCACATGATGCCTCTCTGCATGGTGATCTCCTGGGTCTACTCTGTGGCCATGACCATTCAGCACATCGTGGCCGAGAAGGAGCACCGgctgaaggag GTGATGAAGACCATGGGCCTGAACAATGCGGTGCACTGGGTGGCCTGGTTCATCACGGGCTGCGTGCAGCTCTCCATCTCGGTGACAGCGCTGACCGCCATACTCAAGTATGGCCAGGTCCTTGCCCACAGCCATGTGCTCATCATCTGGCTCTTCCTGGCCGTCTACGCGGTGGCCACCATCATGTTCTG CTTCTTGGTGTCCGtgctgtactccaaggccaagctgGCCTCGGCCTGCGGCGGCATCATCTACTTCCTGAGCTACGTGCCCTACATGTACGTGGCTATCCGTGAGGAGGTGGCCCACGACAAGATCACCGCCTTCGAGAAGTGCATCGCG TCCCTGATGTCCACGACAGCCTTCGGTCTGGGCTCCAAGTACTTCGCCCTGTACGAGGTGGCGGGCGTGGGCATTCAGTGGCACACGTTCAGCCAGTCCCCCGTGGAAGGGGATGACTTCAACCTGCTCTTGGCTGTCACCATGCTGATGGTAGACGCGGTCGTCTATGGGGTGCTCACGTGGTACATTGAGGCTGTGCACCCAG gCATGTACGGGCTGCCCCGGCCCTGGTACTTCCCACTGCAGAAATCCTACTGGCTGGGCAGCGGGCGGACGGAGGCATGGGAGTGGAACTGGCCGTGGGCTCGCGCCCCCCGCCTCAGCGTCATGGAGGAGGATCAAGCCTGCGCCATGGAGAGCCGGCGCTCGG AGGAGACACGGGGCATGGAGGAGGAACCCACCCACCTGCCGCTGGTGGTCTGCGTGGACAAGCTCACCAAAGTCTATAAGAACGACAAGAAGCTGGCTTTGAACAAGCTGAGCCTCAACCTCTATGAGAACCAGGTCGTGTCCTTCCTGGGCCACAACGGGGCTGGCAAGACCACCACCAT GTCTATCCTCACCGGCCTGTTCCCACCTACGTCGGGCTCGGCCACCATCTACGGGCACGACATCCGCACAGAGATGGACGAGATCCGCAAGAACCTGGGCATGTGTCCCCAGCACAATGTGCTCTTCGACCGGCTCACGGTGGAGGAGCACCTCTGGTTCTACTCGAGGCTCAAGAGCATGGCCCAGGAGGAGATCCGCAAGGAGATGGACAA GATGATCGAGGACCTGGAGCTCTCCAACAAACGGCACTCACTGGTGCAGACGCTGTCCGGCGGCATGAAGCGCAAGCTCTCGGTGGCCATCGCCTTCGTGGGCGGCTCCCGGGCCATCATTCTAGACGAGCCCACGGCTGGCGTGGACCCCTATGCGCGCCGCGCCATCTGGGACCTGATCCTGAAGTACAAGCCGG GCCGCACGATCCTCCTGTCCACCCACCACATGGACGAGGCTGACCTGCTTGGGGACCGCATTGCCATCATCTCCCACGGGAAGCTCAAGTGCTGCGGCTCGCCTCTCTTCCTCAAGGGCGCCTACGGGGACGGCTACCGCCTCACGTTGGTCAAGCGGCCTGCCGAGCCAGGGGGCCCCCAAG AGCCAGGGCTGACAGCCAGCCCCCCAGGTCCGGCCCAGCTGAGCAGCTGTTCCGAGTCCCAGGTTTCCCAGTTCATCCGCAAACATGTGGCCTCCTGCCTGCTGGTCTCCGACACCAGCACCGAGCTCTCCTACATCCTGCCCAGCGAGGCAGCCAAGAAGGGGGCCTTTGAGCGCCTCTTTCAG CACCTGGAGCACAGTCTGGACGCACTGCACCTGAGCAGCTTTGGGCTGATGGACACGACACTGGAGGAAGTGTTCCTTAAGGTGTCGGAGGAGGACCAGTCGCTGGAGAACAGTGAGGCAG ATGTGAAAGAGTCCAGGAAAGATGTGTTACCAGGGGCTGCGGACCCAGTATCCGGGGAAGGTCCTGCCAGCAACCTGGCACGGTGCGCGGAGCTGGCCCAGTCACAGGCGTCGCTGCAGTCTGCATCCTCGGTGGGCTCTGCCCGTGGTGACGAGGGGGCCGGATACACCGATGTCTACAGCGACTACCGCCCTCTCTGTGACAACTTGCAGGACCCTGACAATGTCAGCTTGCAAG AGGCAGAGGCGGAGACCCTCACGCGGGTCGGCCAGGGCAGCCGCAAGCTGGAGGGCTGGTGGCTGAAGGTGCGCCAGTTCCACGGGCTCCTGGTGAAGCGCTTCCACTGTGCCCGGCGCAACTCCAAGGCACTGTCCTCTCAGATCCTGCTCCCCGCCTTCTTCGTCTGCGTGGCTATGACTGTGGCGCTCTCTGTCCCAGAGATCG GCGACCTGCCCCCGCTGGTCCTGTCCCCCTCCCAGTACCACAACTACACGCAGCCCCGTGGCAACTTCATCCCCTATGCCAAcgaggaacgccgggaataccg CTTGCGACTGTCCCCCGATGCCGGGCCCCAGCAGCTGGTGGGCACCTTCAGGCTGCCATCGGGTGTGGGAGCCACCTGTGTGCTCAAGTCTCCGGCCAACGGCTCGCTGGGGCCCACGCTGAACCTGAGCAGTGGTGAGTCGCGCCTGCTGGCCGCACGGTTCTTCGACAGCATGTGCTTGGAGTCCTTCACCCAGGGGCTGCCGCTGTCCAACTTCGTGCCGCCCCCACCCTCGCCCGCCCCGTCCGACTCCCCTGTGACCCTGGACGAGGACCTGCTGCCCACCTCCGGGTCAG AGAACTGGACCTCGGCGCCCTCCCTTCCACACCTGGTGCGGGAGCCCGTCCGCTGTACCTGTTCTGGGCAGGGCACTGGCTTCTCCTGCCCGGGCGGTGTGGGTGGGCACCCACCCCAGATGCGGGTGGTCACGGGTGACATTCTGACTGACATCACGGGCCACAACGTCTCCGAGTACCTGCTCTTCACCTCTGACCGCTTCCGGCTGCACCG GTACGGGGCCATCACCTTTGGCAACGTCCAGAAGTCCATCCCAGCCTCGTTTGGGGCCCGGGCCCCGGCTATGGTGCGGAGGATTGCAGTACGCAGGGCTGCCCAG GTGTTCTACAACAACAAGGGCTACCACAGCATGCCCACCTACCTCAACAGCCTCAACAACGCCATCCTGCGTGCCAACCTGCCCAAGAGCAAGGGCAACCCTGCGGCCTATG GCATCACCGTCACCAATCACCCGATGAACAAGACGAGTGCCAGCCTCTCTCTGGATTACCT GCTGCAGGGCACCGACGTAGTCATCGCCATCTTCATCATCGTGGCCATGTCTTTCGTGCCGGCCAGCTTCGTGGTCTTTCTGGTGGCCGAGAAGTCCACCAAGGCCAAGCACCTGCAGTTCGTCAGCGGCTGCAACCCCGTCATCTACTGGCTGGCCAACTACGTGTGGGACATG CTCAACTACCTGGTCCCGGCCACCTGCTGCGTCCTCATCCTGTTCGTGTTCGACCTGCCGGCCTACACTTCACCCACCAACTTCCCGGCCGTGCTCTCCCTGTTCCTGCTCTACGG GTGGTCCATCACACCCATCATGTACCCGGCCTCCTTCTGGTTCGAGGTCCCCAGCTCGGCCTATGTGTTTCTCATTGTCATCAACCTCTTCATCGGCATCACTGCCACTGTGGCCACCTTCCTGCTGCAGCTCTTTGAGCATGACAAG GACCTGAAGGTTGTCAACAGTTACCTGAAGAGCTGCTTCCTCATCTTCCCCAACTACAACCTGGGCCACGGGCTGATGGAGATGGCCTACAACGAGTACCTCAACGAGTACTACGCCAAGATCG GCCAGGTTGACAAGATGAAGTCTCCCTTTGAGTGGGACATCGTCACCAGGGGCCTGGTGGCCATGACCGTCGAGGGCTTTGTGGGCTTCCTCCTGACCATCATGTGTCAGTACAACTTTCTGCGGCAGCCGCA gcGCATGCCCGTGTCCACGAAGCCCGTGGAGGACGACGTGGACGTGGCCAGCGAGCGGCAGCGGGTGCTCAGGGGAGATGCAGACAACGACATGGTCAAAATCGAGAACCTGACCAAG GTGTACAAATCGCGGAAGATTGGTCGCATCCTGGCCGTGGACCGCCTGTGCCTGGGCGTGCGTCCTGGCGAGTGCTTCGGCCTCCTGGGCGTCAACGGCGCGGGGAAGACGAGCACCTTCAAGATGCTGACAGGGGACGAGAGCACGACGGGGGGCGAGGCCTTCGTCAACGGGCACAG CGTGCTCAAGGAGCTCCTCCAGGTGCAGCAGAGCCTGGGCTACTGCCCGCAATTCGACGCCCTGTTCGATGAGCTCACGGCCCGCGAGCACCTGCAGCTGTACACAAGGCTCCGGGGCATTCCCTGGAAGGACGAGGCGCGG GTGGTGAAGTGGGCCCTGGAGAAGCTGGAGCTGACCAAATATGCCGACAAGCCTGCTGGCACCTACAGTGGAGGGAACAAACGGAAGCTGTCAACAGCCATAGCCCTCATCGGGTACCCAGCCTTCATCTTTCTG GACGAGCCTACCACAGGCATGGACCCCAAGGCTCGGCGCTTCCTCTGGAACCTCATCTTGGACCTCATCAAGACGGGGCGCTCGGTGGTGCTGACTTCACACAg CATGGAGGAGTGTGAGGCGCTGTGCACGCGCCTGGCCATCATGGTGAACGGACGTCTGCGCTGTCTGGGCAGCATCCAGCATCTGAAGAACCG GTTTGGGGATGGTTACATGATCACGGTGAGGACCAAGAGCAGCCAGAACGTGAAGGACGTGGTGCGGTTCTTCAACAGGAACTTCCCGGAGGCCATCCTCAAG GTGTTCAGCAAAATGGAGCAGGTGGTGGGCGTGCTGGGCGTCGAGGACTACTCGGTCAGCCAGACCACCCTGGACAAC GTGTTCGTGAACTTCGCCAAGAAGCAGAGCGACAACCTGGAGCAGCAGGAGACGGAGCCGCCCTCGGGCCTGCAGTCCCCGCTGGGCCGCCTGCTCAGCCTGTTCCGGCCGCGGCCTCCCCCCACTGAGCTGCGGGCGCTAGTGGCCGACGAGCCCGAGGACCTGGACACGGAGGATGAGGGCCTCATCAGCTTCGAGGAGGAGCGG CCTGTTGCTGTCCACCAGGCCCAGCTCTCCTTCAACACGGACACTCTCTGCTGA